A genome region from Geodermatophilus bullaregiensis includes the following:
- a CDS encoding IS5 family transposase (programmed frameshift), with protein MSSSVSSPPPRLISDELWALVEPLIPPQPPAVHGRTGRPRTSDRDVLEGIAFVLSTGIGWTKLPRELGYGSGWTCWRRMHQWADAGLFDRLHQVVLDRLGEQGELDWSRASLDSVSVRAKGGALTGPNPTDRGKRGTKYHLLVDATGLPLNVVVSGANRHDSMLVEPILDSMPAIKRGGRGHPRRRPVKLHGDKGYDNPRVRRYLRRRGITARIARIGRDPSQRLGRHRWVVERTIGWLLSYKRLALRYDRTAATICALVRLAVTLICARRLTAH; from the exons ATGTCGTCGTCGGTGTCTTCCCCGCCGCCGCGGCTGATCAGTGACGAGTTGTGGGCGCTGGTCGAGCCGCTGATCCCGCCCCAACCTCCGGCGGTGCACGGCCGCACCGGGCGGCCACGGACCTCTGATCGGGACGTGCTGGAGGGCATCGCCTTCGTGCTGTCCACCGGCATCGGCTGGACCAAGCTGCCTCGCGAGCTCGGCTACGGGTCGGGCTGGACCTGCTGGCGCCGGATGCACCAATGGGCCGACGCCGGGCTCTTTGACCGGCTGCACCAGGTGGTGCTGGACCGCCTCGGCGAGCAAGGAGAACTGGACTGGTCCCGAGCCAGCCTGGACTCGGTCAGCGTCCGGGCC AAGGGGGGTGCACTGACCGGCCCCAACCCCACCGACCGGGGCAAGCGCGGCACCAAGTACCACCTGCTCGTCGACGCCACCGGCCTGCCGCTAAACGTCGTGGTCTCCGGCGCCAACCGGCACGACAGCATGCTGGTCGAGCCGATCCTGGACTCGATGCCGGCGATCAAGCGGGGCGGCCGCGGCCACCCGCGCCGGCGACCGGTCAAGCTGCACGGCGACAAGGGCTACGACAACCCGCGGGTCCGCCGGTACCTGCGCCGCCGCGGAATCACTGCTCGGATCGCTCGCATCGGTCGGGACCCCAGCCAGCGCCTGGGCCGGCATCGCTGGGTCGTCGAGCGCACCATCGGCTGGCTGCTGTCCTACAAACGACTGGCCCTGCGCTACGACCGCACCGCCGCCACCATCTGCGCGCTGGTCCGACTCGCCGTCACTCTCATCTGCGCCCGACGACTCACAGCGCACTAA
- a CDS encoding site-specific integrase: MAKRTFGSVDRLPSGRYRARYLGPDGRRHSKILGTKADAWAWLASQQTDLLRKSWRAPNASSRAVGEYAEDYLARNDLREGTRVLYAGLWRHHLAEPWADVPVGEVTPAAVRSWHAKAGRTTGPTALAQSYRLLRAILNVAVADEAIASNPCRLRGAGTPKATRPSRALTAAEALQLADQLGRDRRTARYRALLLVLAFGGLRFGEATALRRSDVLSGGRLRVERSVRRVGGRWVLGEPKTDAGHRTVTLPAAVAAVLEEHLEKHVPTPPGALLFGTSTGGYLARSNWNSTFRRAADAIGLPPVRPHELRHTGATLAAATGATTKELMRRLGHSSPAAALLYQHAADDRDADIARALDAMLGAITKAPESNGDQRPE, from the coding sequence GTGGCCAAGCGGACGTTCGGGTCGGTCGACCGGCTCCCGAGTGGCCGCTACCGCGCCCGGTACCTCGGCCCTGATGGTCGGCGCCACAGCAAAATCCTCGGCACCAAGGCCGACGCCTGGGCGTGGCTGGCAAGTCAGCAGACCGACCTCCTGCGGAAGAGCTGGCGAGCGCCGAACGCCAGCAGCCGCGCCGTCGGCGAGTACGCCGAGGACTACCTCGCCCGCAATGACCTCCGCGAGGGCACCCGCGTCCTCTACGCCGGCCTGTGGCGTCACCACCTCGCCGAGCCATGGGCGGACGTTCCCGTCGGCGAGGTCACCCCCGCCGCCGTCCGCTCCTGGCACGCCAAGGCCGGCCGGACGACGGGCCCGACAGCACTGGCGCAGTCGTATCGGCTCCTGCGCGCCATCCTCAACGTCGCGGTTGCCGACGAAGCCATCGCGTCCAATCCATGCCGGTTGCGGGGCGCCGGCACGCCCAAGGCCACCCGGCCGTCTCGCGCACTCACCGCCGCAGAAGCACTGCAGCTTGCCGATCAACTAGGGCGGGACCGGAGGACCGCTCGCTACCGCGCCCTGCTGCTCGTCCTCGCCTTCGGCGGGCTCCGGTTCGGTGAAGCCACGGCCCTGCGCCGATCCGACGTCCTGTCTGGCGGCCGGCTGCGCGTCGAGCGTTCGGTGCGACGCGTTGGCGGCCGGTGGGTGCTCGGCGAACCGAAGACCGACGCCGGACACCGGACGGTGACCCTCCCCGCCGCGGTCGCGGCGGTACTGGAGGAGCACCTGGAGAAGCACGTCCCGACTCCTCCGGGCGCCCTCCTGTTTGGCACCAGTACCGGCGGCTACCTCGCCCGCAGCAACTGGAACTCAACCTTCCGCCGCGCCGCCGACGCCATCGGGTTGCCGCCGGTCCGGCCACACGAACTCCGTCATACCGGCGCCACCCTGGCCGCTGCTACCGGAGCGACCACGAAAGAGCTCATGCGCCGGCTCGGTCACTCCTCCCCCGCCGCCGCGCTCCTCTACCAGCACGCCGCCGACGACCGCGATGCCGACATCGCCCGGGCCCTTGACGCCATGCTCGGTGCTATCACCAAGGCACCGGAGAGCAACGGCGACCAGCGGCCGGAGTGA
- a CDS encoding glycosyltransferase translates to MTTVRIFAATSYGSHTPMTGGRLRREHLLAGLAGRGHSVDRLTLDARPGPASGTRSLVAAVDLRIAGRIRRADVVLLADVFTAPLVPAVRHAGVPVLLDLCDSPYRLLAEAPRDTPARWAVQVFASAQLLAVMHGLVPMVGRLTYISELDAQVDRRTVRRLPPHSLVHNGIAAELFEVPLDVDDRGYIGWAADWDYPPNQDALRWFAREVATVLPESVLDRVRLFGPRDPLPSLGRARGRLRYAGFVPSLSTLYRGAALLIAPTLWGAGMKNKVLEPLAAGRPVLTTPAGVEGVPVHIASVVDVAEADPRTFARAMEAAVQAAPSPGQAARRRESVRPLTWPSAVEAMESALRAVAEERLDRQV, encoded by the coding sequence ATGACCACCGTGCGCATCTTCGCCGCCACCAGTTACGGCTCCCACACGCCGATGACCGGGGGGCGACTGCGCCGCGAGCACCTGCTGGCGGGGTTGGCCGGACGCGGTCACTCGGTCGACCGGCTGACCCTCGACGCGCGACCGGGGCCGGCCTCGGGTACGCGCAGCCTGGTCGCGGCGGTCGATCTCCGGATCGCCGGCCGCATCCGACGGGCCGACGTCGTCCTGCTGGCCGACGTGTTCACCGCTCCGCTGGTGCCGGCCGTGCGGCACGCGGGGGTCCCCGTGCTGCTCGACCTGTGCGACAGCCCCTACCGTCTGCTGGCCGAGGCGCCTCGGGACACGCCCGCCCGGTGGGCGGTCCAGGTCTTCGCGAGTGCGCAGCTGCTCGCGGTCATGCACGGGCTGGTCCCGATGGTCGGCAGGCTGACGTACATCTCCGAGCTCGACGCCCAGGTGGACCGGCGGACCGTGCGCCGGCTGCCTCCCCACAGCCTCGTGCACAACGGCATCGCCGCGGAGCTGTTCGAGGTCCCGCTCGACGTCGACGACCGCGGCTACATCGGGTGGGCGGCGGACTGGGACTACCCGCCCAACCAGGACGCCCTGCGGTGGTTCGCCCGGGAGGTGGCCACGGTGCTGCCGGAGTCCGTCCTCGACCGGGTGCGGTTGTTCGGTCCCCGGGACCCCCTGCCGTCGCTGGGCCGTGCCCGGGGCCGCCTGCGGTACGCCGGCTTCGTCCCGAGCCTCTCGACCCTGTACCGGGGGGCCGCCCTCCTCATCGCCCCGACGCTGTGGGGAGCGGGCATGAAGAACAAGGTGCTGGAACCGCTCGCCGCGGGACGGCCGGTCCTGACCACCCCGGCCGGGGTCGAGGGTGTGCCGGTGCACATCGCGAGCGTCGTCGACGTCGCCGAGGCCGATCCCCGGACCTTCGCCCGGGCGATGGAGGCAGCTGTGCAGGCGGCCCCGTCGCCCGGCCAGGCGGCACGTCGGCGGGAGTCGGTGCGGCCGTTGACCTGGCCCAGCGCCGTGGAGGCGATGGAGTCCGCGCTCAGGGCGGTCGCCGAGGAGCGGCTCGACCGCCAGGTGTAG
- a CDS encoding class I SAM-dependent methyltransferase: MDWDTYARTYRQLDDESTVPPLLRRALDAATGRVVDVGCGEGALLDRLRDGYGDAWALVGYEVSDVRAELAREHGHTVLTSPDGTVPVEDAAFDVAAACHVIEHVPDDEVFARELARITRPGGYVYVETPVKLPGAWYFRRNPQAGWVLDSTHVREYRSAAAVNEVLSRAGLTVVAEELTPITYPLAAAGLLVRRVLRLPQSTSRPSGFAARTVSIPRYRQQAVLARRPDRPVA, from the coding sequence ATGGACTGGGACACGTACGCGCGAACGTACCGCCAGCTCGACGACGAGTCGACCGTGCCGCCGCTGCTGCGCCGGGCCCTCGACGCCGCCACCGGCCGGGTGGTCGACGTCGGCTGCGGCGAGGGCGCGCTGCTCGACCGGCTGCGGGACGGCTACGGGGACGCGTGGGCGCTGGTCGGCTACGAGGTGTCCGACGTCCGCGCGGAGCTGGCCCGCGAGCACGGCCACACCGTCCTCACGTCGCCCGACGGGACCGTGCCGGTCGAGGACGCCGCGTTCGACGTCGCAGCCGCCTGCCACGTCATCGAGCACGTGCCCGATGACGAGGTCTTCGCCCGGGAGCTGGCCCGGATCACCCGGCCCGGGGGCTACGTCTACGTCGAGACGCCGGTCAAGCTCCCCGGTGCCTGGTACTTCCGGCGCAACCCGCAGGCGGGCTGGGTACTGGACTCCACCCACGTCCGCGAGTACCGATCGGCTGCGGCGGTGAACGAGGTGCTGTCCCGGGCCGGCCTGACCGTCGTCGCTGAGGAGCTCACGCCCATCACCTACCCGCTGGCGGCGGCGGGCCTCCTCGTCCGGCGGGTCCTCCGGCTGCCCCAGTCCACGAGCCGGCCCTCGGGGTTCGCGGCGCGCACGGTGAGCATCCCGCGGTACCGGCAGCAGGCGGTGCTGGCGCGTCGGCCGGACCGACCCGTCGCCTGA
- a CDS encoding IS110 family transposase yields the protein MEVLYERVAGLDIGKKTLTVCVRTPGPRGGRRAQTRTFSTMTRSLQVMRDWLLSEGVTIAAMESTSTYWKAPFYCLEEVMEAWLLNAAHMKAVPGRKTDIKDAEWIAQLLEHGLLRPSFVPPPDIRRLRMLTRYREQLMGDRTREATRLELMLKDASIKLSSVASSLTTVSARAMLTAMIDGERDPRALAELARGRMRVKIPQLTDALIGHFDANHARLARSILARLDAVEAALAELDAVLREAFAPWARQLELLQTIPGVGEKVAQVIIAETGADMSRFPSAGHLAAWAGVAPAIYESAGKRSPAGTRHGNKWLNHMLVEAAGSVGRMKGTNHLSAQHARLTARRGMGRAQVAVAHSILVSAYYMLKNDEPYRELGADWLTRRNTEAHTRRLVAQLEKLGHTVVLDPVGKVDCRRTGWTGSARPALTRACSSLIHGSAWHLILYISSSGRAVTGERVYLACWRRWSRMRSAQRRRCAARR from the coding sequence GTGGAAGTTCTCTACGAGCGCGTTGCCGGGCTCGACATCGGCAAGAAGACGCTGACGGTGTGCGTGCGCACGCCCGGGCCGCGGGGTGGTCGGCGGGCGCAGACGCGGACGTTTTCCACGATGACCCGCTCGCTGCAGGTCATGCGGGACTGGCTGCTGAGCGAAGGCGTGACGATCGCGGCGATGGAGTCGACCTCGACCTACTGGAAGGCGCCGTTCTACTGCCTGGAAGAGGTCATGGAGGCCTGGCTGCTCAATGCCGCGCACATGAAGGCCGTCCCCGGGCGCAAGACCGACATCAAGGACGCCGAGTGGATCGCCCAACTGCTCGAGCACGGGCTGCTGCGCCCGAGCTTCGTGCCACCGCCGGACATCCGCCGACTGCGGATGCTCACCCGCTACCGCGAGCAGCTGATGGGCGATCGCACCCGCGAGGCGACCCGGCTGGAGCTGATGCTGAAAGACGCCTCGATCAAGCTTTCGTCGGTGGCCTCCAGCCTGACCACCGTCTCGGCGCGGGCGATGCTGACCGCGATGATCGACGGCGAGCGGGATCCGCGGGCGCTGGCCGAACTGGCCCGCGGCCGGATGCGGGTCAAGATTCCGCAGCTGACCGATGCGCTGATCGGGCACTTCGACGCCAACCACGCGCGGCTGGCCCGCTCGATCCTGGCCCGTCTGGATGCGGTCGAGGCCGCGCTGGCCGAGCTCGATGCGGTCCTGCGCGAGGCCTTCGCCCCGTGGGCGCGCCAGCTCGAGCTGCTGCAGACCATTCCCGGGGTGGGGGAAAAGGTCGCCCAGGTGATCATCGCCGAGACCGGCGCCGACATGTCCCGCTTCCCCTCGGCCGGGCACCTGGCCGCCTGGGCCGGAGTGGCCCCGGCGATCTATGAGTCGGCGGGCAAGCGCAGCCCGGCCGGCACCCGGCACGGAAACAAGTGGCTCAACCACATGCTGGTCGAGGCCGCCGGCTCGGTCGGGCGGATGAAGGGCACCAACCACCTGTCGGCCCAGCACGCCCGGCTCACCGCCCGGCGCGGCATGGGCCGCGCTCAGGTCGCGGTCGCCCACTCAATCCTGGTCTCGGCCTACTACATGCTGAAGAACGACGAGCCCTACCGAGAGCTCGGCGCGGACTGGCTGACCCGGCGCAACACCGAGGCGCACACCCGCCGGCTGGTCGCCCAGCTGGAGAAGCTCGGCCACACCGTGGTTCTTGACCCGGTCGGCAAAGTCGACTGCAGAAGGACTGGATGGACGGGCTCCGCCCGCCCCGCGCTGACGCGCGCCTGCAGCTCACTCATTCACGGGTCTGCGTGGCACTTGATCTTGTACATCTCCAGTTCAGGCAGAGCGGTCACTGGTGAGCGCGTCTACCTTGCTTGCTGGCGCAGGTGGTCACGGATGCGGTCGGCCCAGAGGCGACGGTGCGCTGCTCGGCGCTGA
- a CDS encoding FAD-binding oxidoreductase, which produces MVITEAGRPGPVRDEALTALAADLHGALLRPHDDGYETARRVWNGDVDRRPAAIARCLDAADVQRAVGFARDEGLLLSVRGGGHSAPGYGTNDGGLVIDLSLLKTIAVDADARTAQVGGGVLWRELDEQTQRAGLATTGGTVSNTGVAGLTLGGGLGWLMGKHGLAIDNLLSAEAVTADGELHTVDADREPDLFWALRGGGGNFGVVPSLRYRLHPVPEVLGGMVVHPLDRAGDVLRFYRDFCATLPDEAEAYCALLTDPQAGVPVIALLLGYNGPLDEGERVLRPAREFGPPLADLVAPMPYVARQSMLDQPNAVNGLHRYWRSAFTERIDDGLIDAVVAAAAGFSSPLSAVLFFHVHGAAARVAPEATAFAARRTQWDVDVIAQWTEAGESGRHTEWLRSHWAAAEPHMEGSAYVNHLATDDAPEKVRASFGPNLDRLRLLKSRYDPANLFRLNPNITPVAPGPRRSSD; this is translated from the coding sequence ATGGTGATCACCGAGGCCGGCCGGCCGGGACCCGTGCGCGACGAGGCCCTGACGGCACTCGCCGCCGACCTGCACGGTGCCCTGCTCCGCCCGCACGACGACGGCTACGAGACGGCGCGCCGGGTCTGGAACGGCGACGTCGACCGCCGTCCGGCGGCGATCGCCCGCTGCCTCGACGCCGCCGACGTCCAGCGCGCCGTCGGCTTCGCCCGGGACGAGGGGCTGCTGCTCTCCGTGCGCGGCGGCGGGCACAGCGCCCCCGGCTACGGCACCAACGACGGCGGCCTGGTGATCGACCTGTCGCTGCTCAAGACGATCGCGGTCGACGCCGACGCGCGCACCGCGCAGGTCGGCGGCGGCGTCCTGTGGCGCGAGCTGGACGAGCAGACGCAGCGCGCGGGCCTGGCGACCACCGGCGGCACGGTCTCCAACACCGGGGTCGCCGGGCTGACCCTCGGCGGCGGCCTGGGCTGGCTCATGGGCAAGCACGGCCTGGCGATCGACAACCTGCTGTCGGCCGAGGCGGTCACCGCCGACGGTGAGCTGCACACGGTCGACGCGGACCGCGAGCCCGACCTGTTCTGGGCGCTGCGCGGCGGTGGCGGCAACTTCGGCGTCGTCCCGTCGCTGCGCTACCGCCTGCACCCGGTCCCCGAGGTGCTCGGCGGCATGGTCGTGCACCCCCTCGACCGGGCCGGGGACGTGCTCCGCTTCTACCGCGACTTCTGCGCCACGCTGCCCGACGAGGCCGAGGCCTACTGCGCGCTGCTCACCGACCCGCAGGCCGGCGTCCCCGTGATCGCCCTGCTGCTCGGCTACAACGGGCCGCTGGACGAGGGTGAGCGGGTGCTGCGGCCGGCCCGGGAGTTCGGCCCGCCGCTGGCCGACCTCGTGGCGCCCATGCCGTACGTGGCGCGCCAGTCGATGCTCGACCAGCCCAACGCCGTCAACGGGCTGCACCGCTACTGGCGCTCGGCGTTCACCGAGCGGATCGACGACGGCCTGATCGACGCCGTGGTCGCGGCCGCCGCCGGCTTCAGCTCACCGCTGAGCGCCGTCCTCTTCTTCCACGTGCACGGTGCGGCGGCCCGCGTCGCCCCGGAGGCGACCGCGTTCGCCGCCCGCCGGACGCAGTGGGACGTCGACGTGATCGCCCAGTGGACCGAGGCGGGGGAGTCCGGGCGGCACACCGAGTGGCTCCGCTCGCACTGGGCCGCGGCCGAACCGCACATGGAGGGCAGCGCCTACGTCAACCACCTCGCCACCGACGACGCGCCCGAGAAGGTGCGGGCCTCCTTCGGTCCGAACCTCGACCGGCTGCGGCTGCTCAAGTCCCGCTACGACCCGGCGAACCTCTTCCGGCTCAACCCGAACATCACCCCGGTGGCGCCCGGGCCCCGCCGCTCCTCCGACTGA
- a CDS encoding MOSC domain-containing protein, translating to MIDVELPPGPDTGALVRGFAACLASVTEVPVTDLPRPDEELAHALGAWRTWLAEHGSGLVPIADPVRFQWAGWWIAVVEDPAGPGADVAVLAFGTPPGVVLSPQAPALLGRATADLRIRQAHAVASLDPVLHRQPAGAELRGTVEGLAVAPAAEAPMQLLEVAQARAGHGLDGDRYAAGAGTFTPRAGRRPGYELTLMAAEVLDEMAAAGQDLDFAGTRRNVLTRGIDVNALVGRRFRIGDVLCEGRRLCEPCVHLDRLSGPGTLRPLIHRGGLRADVLTDGEIRLGAPVLSI from the coding sequence GTGATCGACGTCGAACTGCCACCCGGACCCGACACGGGTGCGCTCGTCCGGGGGTTCGCCGCGTGCCTGGCGTCGGTCACCGAGGTGCCGGTGACCGACCTGCCGCGGCCCGACGAGGAGCTGGCGCACGCACTGGGCGCCTGGCGGACCTGGCTGGCCGAGCACGGGTCGGGGCTGGTGCCGATCGCCGACCCCGTGCGCTTCCAGTGGGCCGGGTGGTGGATCGCCGTGGTCGAGGACCCCGCCGGTCCCGGTGCCGACGTCGCCGTGCTGGCCTTCGGGACGCCGCCCGGCGTCGTGCTCAGCCCGCAGGCGCCCGCGCTGCTGGGGCGGGCCACCGCGGACCTGCGCATCCGCCAGGCCCACGCCGTCGCCTCCCTCGACCCGGTGCTGCACCGGCAGCCGGCCGGGGCGGAGCTGCGCGGCACCGTCGAAGGCCTCGCCGTGGCGCCGGCCGCGGAGGCGCCGATGCAGCTGCTCGAGGTCGCGCAGGCCCGCGCCGGTCACGGGCTCGACGGCGACCGCTACGCCGCGGGAGCCGGCACGTTCACCCCCCGCGCCGGACGGCGCCCCGGCTACGAGCTGACCCTGATGGCCGCCGAGGTCCTCGACGAGATGGCCGCGGCCGGGCAGGACCTGGACTTCGCCGGCACCCGGCGCAACGTCCTCACCCGCGGCATCGACGTCAACGCCCTGGTCGGGCGGCGCTTCCGCATCGGGGACGTGCTGTGCGAGGGGCGGCGGCTGTGCGAGCCCTGCGTGCACCTCGACCGGCTCAGCGGGCCGGGGACCCTGCGGCCGCTCATCCACCGCGGCGGCCTGCGTGCCGACGTCCTCACCGACGGGGAGATCCGCCTGGGCGCACCGGTGCTCTCGATCTGA
- a CDS encoding excisionase family DNA-binding protein: MTTRAAQDRHSDRDPLLTVAQAGEYLGTGERFIRRLITERRIDYVKVGKYVRLERSTLDAFVDSGRVHSQR; the protein is encoded by the coding sequence ATGACGACGCGAGCGGCACAGGATCGGCATTCCGACCGCGATCCGCTCCTGACCGTCGCGCAGGCCGGCGAGTACCTCGGTACCGGCGAGCGGTTCATTCGCCGGCTCATCACCGAGCGCCGGATCGACTACGTCAAAGTCGGCAAGTATGTGCGCCTGGAGCGCTCGACGCTAGACGCCTTTGTGGATTCCGGCCGCGTCCACAGCCAGCGGTGA